In a single window of the Stigmatopora nigra isolate UIUO_SnigA chromosome 7, RoL_Snig_1.1, whole genome shotgun sequence genome:
- the cnot10 gene encoding CCR4-NOT transcription complex subunit 10 isoform X3 gives MAENTEQNEAKHENSSSPAMTDQEKEMAASAYESFVAGKYDDSMRHLETLQELNKEDYKIALNKAVVEFYKSGQTTTGNLKQSLMAMKSQVHTATEDVDGLDDVENSLLYYNQAILHYHMRQYSEAISIGEKLYQFLEPFEEKFAQAVCFLLVDLYLLTYQPEKALHLLAVLDKISVQGSNKNSKGENKDGGNQKAEFSAMIEAAKSKMHQYKVRAYIQMKSSKACKREIKSVMNTAGNSATSLFLKSNFEYLRGNYRKAVKLLNSSNIAEHPGPIKTGECVRCMFWNNLGCIHFAMGKHNLGIFYFKKALQENDHTCAQLGDGGNGQAKKFTGIPMCALLANKRYELLYNCGIQLLHIGRPLAAFECLIEAVQVYHSNPRLWLRLAECCISANKGGSEQESKGLPCKKGIVQSIVGQGYHRKIVLASQSMQNTIYSEGQSAAIPVASMEFAAICLRNSLLLLPEHQQPDAKTDSSGKNSYQSGSTESGSENSEPCSGKGQEADRLLSAAPSSPLRKQEVENLRCSIFACSAYVALALGDNLMALNHAEKLLHQSKVSGSLKFLGHLYAAEALISMDRISDAITHLNPENVIDVSIGMLTSEQDPGSEKGEEPVESSNKQTPICYPSSVTSARAMMLFNLGSAYCLRSEYDKARKCLQQAASMVNSKEIPPEAILLGVYLELQNGNTQLALQIIKRNQLLPTVVQRVSLDSRKKAIHPIQPPSSFSQVQRPAV, from the exons ATGGCAGAAAACACAG AGCAAAACGAGGCAAAACATGAAAACTCATCATCACCTGCAATGACAgaccaagaaaaagaaatggcaGCCAGTGCATATGAATCCTTTGTG GCTGGAAAGTATGACGACTCTATGAGACACCTTGAAACCCTGCAAGAGTTGAATAAAGAGGACTACAAGATTGCCTTAAATAAAGCGGTTGTAGAATTTTACAAAAGTGGTCAGACTACCACAGGGAACCTAAAGCAAAGCTTAATGGCAATGAAAAGTCAG GTTCACACAGCCACCGAGGATGTTGATGGGTTGGATGATGTTGAAAATAGTTTATTGTACTACAACCAAGCCATTCTTCACTATCATATGCGGCAATATTCTGAAGCCATTTCCATCGGAGAGAAGCTCTATCAGTTTCTGGAACCTTTTG AAGAGAAGTTTGCCCAAGCTGTGTGTTTCCTTCTGGTGGACTTGTACCTACTCACATACCAGCCGGAAAAGGCCCTCCACCTTTTGGCTGTGCTGGATAAGATATCGGTACAAGGAAGCAACAAGAACAGCAAAGGAGAG aACAAAGATGGTGGAAACCAGAAGGCCGAGTTCTCAGCCATGATTGAGGCAGCTAAATCAAAGATGCACCAG TACAAAGTCAGAGCCTATATTCAGATGAAGTCCTCCAAAGCATGTAAAAGAGAGATCAAGTCCGTCATGAACACAGCAGGAAAT TCTGCAACTTCCTTGTTTCTGAAGAGTAATTTTGAATACCTGAGAGGAAACTACCGGAAAGCAGTGAAGCTCCTCAATAGCTCCAACATAGCAGAACACCCTGGACCCATTAAAACTG GTGAATGTGTTCGATGTATGTTCTGGAACAATCTTGGCTGCATTCACTTTGCAATGGGGAAACATAACCTAGGCATTTTCTACTTCAAGAAGGCATTGCAAGAAAATGACCACACTTGTGCCCAACTTGGGGATGGTGGTAACGGGCAAG CCAAAAAATTCACAGGTATCCCTATGTGTGCTCTACTTGCCAATAAACGTTATGAGCTTCTGTATAACTGTGGTATCCAGCTGCTGCACATCGGTCGGCCTCTGGCTGCCTTTGAGTGTCTAATTGAAGCAGTGCAGGTTTACCATTCGAACCCCCGACTGTGGCTTCGGCTTGCAGAATGCTGTATATCTGCTAATAAGGGG GGTTCAGAACAGGAGAGCAAAGGTTTGCCTTGTAAAAAAGGCATTGTTCAGTCAATTGTCGGACAGGGATATCATCGCAAGATTGTATTGGCTTCCCAGTCTATGCAGAACACTATTTATAG TGAAGGCCAATCCGCTGCCATCCCAGTGGCCAGTATGGAATTTGCTGCCATTTGCCTAAGGAATTCTTTACTGCTGCTGCCTGAACACCAACAGCCGGATGCCAAGACAGACAGCAGCGGCAAGAACTCCTATCAGTCAGGAAGCACTGAAAGTGGCAGCGAAAATAGTGAACCGTGCAG TGGGAAAGGTCAGGAGGCTGACCGGTTACTCTCTGCAGCACCGTCATCTCCTCTCAGAAAACAGGAAGTAGAAAACCTCAG GTGCTCCATCTTTGCGTGCAGTGCTTATGTGGCATTAGCACTTGGAGACAATctaatggctttaaatcatGCTGAAAAACTGCTTCATCAAAGCAAGGTGTCTGGATCGCTCAA GTTCCTCGGCCACCTCTATGCTGCTGAAGCCCTCATTTCAATGGACAGGATCTCTGATGCAATCACACACCTCAACCCAGAGAACGTCATTGATGTTTCAATTGGAATGCTGACCAGTGAGCAAGACCCAG gtTCTGAAAAAGGAGAGGAACCTGTTGAATCTT CTAACAAGCAGACCCCTATCTGTTATCCAAGTAGTGTGACTTCAGCTCGAGCCATGATGCTCTTCAACCTGGGAAGTGCATACTGCTTACGAAGTGAATATGACAAAGCCCGCAAGTGTCTTCAACAG GCTGCGTCGATGGTGAATTCTAAAGAGATTCCACCAGAAGCCATCCTTTTAGGAGTATACCTAGAACTACAGAATG GGAATACTCAGCTGGCCCTGCAGATCATCAAACGCAACCAACTCTTACCCACAGTTGTCCAGAGGGTGTCGCTGGATTCTCGAAAGAAAGCCATTCACCCGATCCAGCCTCCCTCCTCATTCTCACAAGTCCAACGTCCAGCTGTTTAA
- the cnot10 gene encoding CCR4-NOT transcription complex subunit 10 isoform X6 produces the protein MTDQEKEMAASAYESFVAGKYDDSMRHLETLQELNKEDYKIALNKAVVEFYKSGQTTTGNLKQSLMAMKSQVHTATEDVDGLDDVENSLLYYNQAILHYHMRQYSEAISIGEKLYQFLEPFEEKFAQAVCFLLVDLYLLTYQPEKALHLLAVLDKISVQGSNKNSKGENKDGGNQKAEFSAMIEAAKSKMHQYKVRAYIQMKSSKACKREIKSVMNTAGNSATSLFLKSNFEYLRGNYRKAVKLLNSSNIAEHPGPIKTGECVRCMFWNNLGCIHFAMGKHNLGIFYFKKALQENDHTCAQLGDGGNGQAKKFTGIPMCALLANKRYELLYNCGIQLLHIGRPLAAFECLIEAVQVYHSNPRLWLRLAECCISANKGGSEQESKGLPCKKGIVQSIVGQGYHRKIVLASQSMQNTIYSEGQSAAIPVASMEFAAICLRNSLLLLPEHQQPDAKTDSSGKNSYQSGSTESGSENSEPCSGKGQEADRLLSAAPSSPLRKQEVENLRCSIFACSAYVALALGDNLMALNHAEKLLHQSKVSGSLKFLGHLYAAEALISMDRISDAITHLNPENVIDVSIGMLTSEQDPGSEKGEEPVESSNKQTPICYPSSVTSARAMMLFNLGSAYCLRSEYDKARKCLQQVTNPAASMVNSKEIPPEAILLGVYLELQNGNTQLALQIIKRNQLLPTVVQRVSLDSRKKAIHPIQPPSSFSQVQRPAV, from the exons ATGACAgaccaagaaaaagaaatggcaGCCAGTGCATATGAATCCTTTGTG GCTGGAAAGTATGACGACTCTATGAGACACCTTGAAACCCTGCAAGAGTTGAATAAAGAGGACTACAAGATTGCCTTAAATAAAGCGGTTGTAGAATTTTACAAAAGTGGTCAGACTACCACAGGGAACCTAAAGCAAAGCTTAATGGCAATGAAAAGTCAG GTTCACACAGCCACCGAGGATGTTGATGGGTTGGATGATGTTGAAAATAGTTTATTGTACTACAACCAAGCCATTCTTCACTATCATATGCGGCAATATTCTGAAGCCATTTCCATCGGAGAGAAGCTCTATCAGTTTCTGGAACCTTTTG AAGAGAAGTTTGCCCAAGCTGTGTGTTTCCTTCTGGTGGACTTGTACCTACTCACATACCAGCCGGAAAAGGCCCTCCACCTTTTGGCTGTGCTGGATAAGATATCGGTACAAGGAAGCAACAAGAACAGCAAAGGAGAG aACAAAGATGGTGGAAACCAGAAGGCCGAGTTCTCAGCCATGATTGAGGCAGCTAAATCAAAGATGCACCAG TACAAAGTCAGAGCCTATATTCAGATGAAGTCCTCCAAAGCATGTAAAAGAGAGATCAAGTCCGTCATGAACACAGCAGGAAAT TCTGCAACTTCCTTGTTTCTGAAGAGTAATTTTGAATACCTGAGAGGAAACTACCGGAAAGCAGTGAAGCTCCTCAATAGCTCCAACATAGCAGAACACCCTGGACCCATTAAAACTG GTGAATGTGTTCGATGTATGTTCTGGAACAATCTTGGCTGCATTCACTTTGCAATGGGGAAACATAACCTAGGCATTTTCTACTTCAAGAAGGCATTGCAAGAAAATGACCACACTTGTGCCCAACTTGGGGATGGTGGTAACGGGCAAG CCAAAAAATTCACAGGTATCCCTATGTGTGCTCTACTTGCCAATAAACGTTATGAGCTTCTGTATAACTGTGGTATCCAGCTGCTGCACATCGGTCGGCCTCTGGCTGCCTTTGAGTGTCTAATTGAAGCAGTGCAGGTTTACCATTCGAACCCCCGACTGTGGCTTCGGCTTGCAGAATGCTGTATATCTGCTAATAAGGGG GGTTCAGAACAGGAGAGCAAAGGTTTGCCTTGTAAAAAAGGCATTGTTCAGTCAATTGTCGGACAGGGATATCATCGCAAGATTGTATTGGCTTCCCAGTCTATGCAGAACACTATTTATAG TGAAGGCCAATCCGCTGCCATCCCAGTGGCCAGTATGGAATTTGCTGCCATTTGCCTAAGGAATTCTTTACTGCTGCTGCCTGAACACCAACAGCCGGATGCCAAGACAGACAGCAGCGGCAAGAACTCCTATCAGTCAGGAAGCACTGAAAGTGGCAGCGAAAATAGTGAACCGTGCAG TGGGAAAGGTCAGGAGGCTGACCGGTTACTCTCTGCAGCACCGTCATCTCCTCTCAGAAAACAGGAAGTAGAAAACCTCAG GTGCTCCATCTTTGCGTGCAGTGCTTATGTGGCATTAGCACTTGGAGACAATctaatggctttaaatcatGCTGAAAAACTGCTTCATCAAAGCAAGGTGTCTGGATCGCTCAA GTTCCTCGGCCACCTCTATGCTGCTGAAGCCCTCATTTCAATGGACAGGATCTCTGATGCAATCACACACCTCAACCCAGAGAACGTCATTGATGTTTCAATTGGAATGCTGACCAGTGAGCAAGACCCAG gtTCTGAAAAAGGAGAGGAACCTGTTGAATCTT CTAACAAGCAGACCCCTATCTGTTATCCAAGTAGTGTGACTTCAGCTCGAGCCATGATGCTCTTCAACCTGGGAAGTGCATACTGCTTACGAAGTGAATATGACAAAGCCCGCAAGTGTCTTCAACAGGTAACCAATCCA GCTGCGTCGATGGTGAATTCTAAAGAGATTCCACCAGAAGCCATCCTTTTAGGAGTATACCTAGAACTACAGAATG GGAATACTCAGCTGGCCCTGCAGATCATCAAACGCAACCAACTCTTACCCACAGTTGTCCAGAGGGTGTCGCTGGATTCTCGAAAGAAAGCCATTCACCCGATCCAGCCTCCCTCCTCATTCTCACAAGTCCAACGTCCAGCTGTTTAA